Proteins from a genomic interval of Flammeovirgaceae bacterium SG7u.111:
- a CDS encoding mechanosensitive ion channel — protein MKDLTFDISGIALVEVLVVGVALFILLRIAFLALRRINLRRKSQKIWQRFLPIAEAVIWFLFFVWGAKILLNDPLWYSIVVLLVSVVIMIWVGWFALRDVVAGLILRLDAALSVGEKLSLPFAQGRITSMGFRSLSLESDRGEVISVPYSKITGEMRVSAQPSQTVHSQAFRLKVPQTEDLEGVINKTKTQLLTAPWFSLNREPQIKILEENENYFFLEAVIYAIEPTYFEKIKKYLMQANEDVVVFNGKLE, from the coding sequence ATGAAAGATTTGACATTTGATATTTCAGGCATTGCCCTCGTGGAAGTATTGGTGGTGGGCGTGGCGCTTTTTATCCTATTGAGAATTGCTTTTTTGGCACTCAGAAGGATTAATTTGAGGAGAAAATCGCAAAAAATATGGCAGCGGTTTTTGCCCATAGCCGAAGCGGTTATTTGGTTTCTGTTTTTTGTTTGGGGAGCTAAAATTTTGCTCAACGATCCGCTGTGGTACTCGATAGTTGTGCTGCTAGTAAGCGTGGTGATTATGATTTGGGTGGGTTGGTTTGCCCTCCGCGATGTGGTGGCAGGGCTGATTTTGCGCCTCGATGCTGCTCTTTCCGTCGGCGAAAAGCTGAGCTTGCCTTTTGCCCAAGGGCGAATCACTTCTATGGGCTTTCGTTCTCTTTCTCTAGAGTCGGACAGGGGCGAGGTGATAAGCGTTCCCTATAGCAAAATAACTGGGGAAATGCGGGTAAGCGCCCAGCCTTCCCAAACGGTGCACAGCCAAGCCTTCCGCCTAAAAGTTCCGCAAACAGAAGACCTTGAAGGAGTCATAAATAAAACAAAAACACAGCTGCTCACCGCCCCTTGGTTTTCGCTCAACCGTGAACCGCAAATCAAAATCTTGGAAGAAAATGAAAACTACTTTTTCCTAGAAGCCGTCATCTATGCCATAGAACCTACCTACTTCGAGAAAATCAAAAAATACCTGATGCAGGCAAACGAGGATGTGGTGGTTTTTAATGGAAAACTAGAGTAG